The Gouania willdenowi chromosome 14, fGouWil2.1, whole genome shotgun sequence nucleotide sequence ACATGAGTGTCAACGACGCCTTCGGAGCGTCCATCATCATCCCCCGCCTCCTTAGTGACATCTTCCTGCCCATTTCTGCACGGTTCATCCGCTACAGCGAGTGCGTGGTCCAGGCCTTCTCCGCTCACCTTCACGCTAGCTGCGTTCACACCGTGATGATGATCATGGCCTTCGACCGCTACGTGGCCATCTGCAACCCTCTGCGGTACGCCGTCATCATGACTGGCAGGATGGTGTTGAAGCTGTCTCTGAGTGCGTGGACCGTGTCCCTGGTTctggtgctgatcctcatcggCCTCAGTGTGCGTCTGTCCCGCTGCCGCTTTGTGGTGTCTCACCCGTTCTGCGACAATGCCTCGCTCTTCAAGCTGTCCTGCGAGAGCGTCGTCATCAACAACTTCTATGGCCTGACGTTCACCGTGGTTCTGCTGAGCTCGTCCCTCGGCAGCATCACGCTCACGTACCTGAAGATCGCCGTGGTTTGCCTTCGTAGCCGGAGCGAGGTGCTGAACAGGCGCGCCCTGCAGACCTGCGCTACGCACTTGGCCGTGTACACCCTCATGTTCGTGTCTGGCTTCAGCATCGTCATCCTTCATCGCTTCCCACAGCTGTCAGACCACAGGAAGCTGGCGTCCATTCTGTTTCACGTGGTTCCACCAGCCATGAACTCCATCATCTACGGACTGCAGATCAAAGTTGTACGACAGAagattttaatcatgtttggcAAAAGTACAGGAAGAGACGAGAGATGACTCTGAACATGCCGTTCATACACAACTTCTGTTTGTTGGACTTTATGCTTGTGGCGATTTAGCTTCTTTAGCAGCGGTTTTTCCTTTACCTTCTTCCCacatcttttaattgaacagctctgAGGACAGATGACCAGAGTAGTATAATTTCAATATGGTAAATTGTTACGGTCATAGGTACAATACACCAATAGGTTGCTAACAGAATAAGGCTTTCTTGCTTTCCTTCGGTTCTCGCACATGagttcaaaggtcaagagggatgaAGTCATCTTGACTGATGGTGCAGGCAGCGAGTttacagagatttagattatttttcctgtttgagcgttgattccttgaaagattttttatggaaacgtggtatcggtctccaagACAGAAATGCTGAGTTTTTGCTGCTTTTgaaacagtgaccaatcagctgatcagtggtgtttcacttatcggcctgtttagtgtccatcttgtgcacttcctactaaatttgtaatttgatttaaaataatagcttaataaaaataaccatggacctggttagtgaatggtggactttgtaaatgtaccttttcaaagtgagaactcatactgtccttttcacactcagaaatctCACTTGCCCcatcaacaataataatacattttatttatgagcgcttttcaaaaactcaa carries:
- the LOC114475573 gene encoding putative gustatory receptor clone PTE03, giving the protein MLQMENQTFNPDLLQVEGLKVTPETAIPAFIILLLFYIFIMVSNVGLVVLISTDPSLHQPMYLLLCNMSVNDAFGASIIIPRLLSDIFLPISARFIRYSECVVQAFSAHLHASCVHTVMMIMAFDRYVAICNPLRYAVIMTGRMVLKLSLSAWTVSLVLVLILIGLSVRLSRCRFVVSHPFCDNASLFKLSCESVVINNFYGLTFTVVLLSSSLGSITLTYLKIAVVCLRSRSEVLNRRALQTCATHLAVYTLMFVSGFSIVILHRFPQLSDHRKLASILFHVVPPAMNSIIYGLQIKVVRQKILIMCLQKIN